The DNA sequence CCAGCACAtccaaatgaatgaaatgaCACTTTGCCCGAAATACAgaagtattatatttttacgTTACCAtcataaaaaagtatatatatttatattggaaTGTCACTGTTGCTGGTGGCCATATAATCACCTTATACATTTGTCAATTATTCTAGAATcacaaaaatattgttatttcatattaaaatgaGGAAAATCATAGGCCTTTTAAAGTTCATAGATTATCTATATTCCACTCTATGgtccaaaaaggaaaataaaattaatgaacaAGTGAATAATAGACTTATAATTTCGCTCACCAACAAGATCTCTAGATGATACCGAAGATCGATTGCAGCGTAGTAGCTTAGagattatatatacatgtaagtTTCTGATTTAGAGTTCAATTCATAagtattttttctttggttatgTAAGTTACAGGCTTCGAACGTTGCCttttaattgatgcaaaatAGAGAAAACTTATATTTAGTTTGGACCATAAAGGATTGACTAGAGAAGAGATATACACATATTTGTGGTTTTACAAAATATAacaagtatatatacatatatatatatatatatatataacagcaTCACACAAACAAAACGGAAAAAGGAATACATGGCTATTTGCTATATATACCTATTTCTTTATAGCCCCGAGCTTAAAAAGCCAGGACAGTGGAATTTATGATCCATGGGCACTATTTTTCTCCGGGACATGAATGGTTCTTTGTTCAAGTAGACTCAACCGACTTGGGGAAGAGAGAAGCCACAGAGTTATTGGCAGGCATGGACTTTGAACGCTTCAACCAAGTTGTTGACTTTGATCGATGAAACCGGCACCGGAACGACCCTTGGTGTGTTGTTGGCGAGCAAAGGCATTGACCTTTCGGCGAAGAAGAAGTTGTTGATGGTTCAGGTCCATTAACACTCTTTGGGGATGTAGCTACGGTGATGCTGCTACCATGGGAGGTCATTATGTCTTTTGCAAGAAAGAAACCCAAAATGGGCAAAGCCTCaccaaaatatacatataaagacAATAccaaaaaagattttttatatCCACATGAGAGTGTGAGGTCAGAATAAGGTAATCCAATCAAGTGGTCGCCTTTTGAtttcctcctttttctttttttgttttttgggtaatacCTTTTGATTCCTATTTGTTTGTTCGTAGTGTAACTGACCATATGAATCTCTTCCTTTCTTTCTGTATGTCCCATTTTGAAACGGGCAAAAGAGGAGGACTTTGGACTGATTAGGTTCCCATTTTCCAATGTGGGATGTCTGTCATATTGTCCAATAGTATGATATAAGACCGACTGAGTAAATAAGAGTCTGCATGCGACAAATATTCctagactttttctttttacttttttatttatttattggtaaattgaCGAAATTCCAAGACTTATTTATTGAGAGGCAaggggaaaataataatatctgcTATTGAGTGGGCTACAACTATAGCTGAGGAGTTTGGTTGGATAAATGTGGACTGGCTTTGTGATACAAAGTCGGTGGTTAACCAGCTAAATGATTCTTCAAAACCTTGTGAATGGGAGTCATGGGAATTAATTAGCTTACTCAAAGCTAaactgaaaagaaataaatggaAAGTTTGTCGGACATCAAGGCAAGCAAATAAGGGTGCTGATCTTGCAAATTTTTACTTTGTTCTACTGTTTGTTAATCTTCGCTCTTGTCCTGTCAATATTTTAGCCTAAATCTTGTCAGAAAAAACTGGAGCTTGTATTTCGGGGTAATCTGTTTTCTGGATTCCCCTTCTTTTTGTGCTTAATGCAGGtttatttgccaaaaaaaaaaaaaaaaaaaagaaaaagggataataatatctatatacatataattcgATGCAATAATTAAGCGTGGAAATCCGCTTTAAGATTCTATATGTATTAGAGTAGTTTACgtatctaaataaataaatatatatatatatatatatccatttggGTGACGTCAGATTCCACCTTAATGTGGATGTGTCACCACGCCAATCATAAGAATGTTTTAGCAGGATGTAATTTCAATTCAATTGGTGAAATAATATGGAAAGccatatatttatatgggagtctctttatttatttatttttttaaggttttcaCCAATATTTTTTACTGTTTCAATGTTTTCGTACATTATCCCTACATTATTGAATTAGCATAAACTTGGATAGGAAATTAAGGAAATGTTTTCGCAACAACTTTGATTATCTAAATGTTTTTGCATTTCATTCATGTGGGAAATTAaggaaaggttttttttttttttttttttttggttcccgtaaaatttaattgaaacaaATATAATGGGTGATGCCTATGATGATGATGGGTGAAAGACATGAATAAGCCCGAAGAAGGAAGAACTTGATGGTTGAGGCCCATTATGACACAGTGATGATTCGAACCCATGGGAAGCCCATTATTTCGTACCAAGGGCCGAAACGACATATCCTAATTgccaatgaataaataaataaataaatgcatttttaaataaggaAGATCGATAATAAAGTTGACTATTCCAGGTAATCGTAATTTAAACTATTCCGGATAGTGTAAATGATGTTATTAAAAATTCGAgaggtatttttattttatttcaaatatcaaaaggtataaatgaaatatttcttttatatatagctTCAGATATATTTTTACtactattttactatttttattttcaaattaaaaatacgaACTTAACTATTTGGTGTCTGTAGATGCTCTTAAAAGCATATCGTGCATATATATCCTTAGAATTGTTAAtgaagtttattattattattattattacctatAACCTGCAGTTGggtttttaactttattttttatgatgggAAATGGAAGCCTTTTTCTTATTGGAAGGTATATATCCTGCTTCTCATTCATTCTCTATTGGAATAGGAGTGGAATGCGAGATGAACAAAACAGACAAAGAAGCAACTTACCAGTCAACAACCAAACTACCAGTCTCGTTCAATCCCATGTTACAATTGCAAGCGCATTGTTTTACTTCTTCCAAGTTCTTATCCGTTGAAAACCTATAAGCTTCTTCTCCGTTCCGTGATAACATCAAACATTGCCCTGGCAGTATAAACTCCATTCTGCTTAGATTTTCATCGGTAAATTCTTTATCTGTCCTCGAGAATTTTCAAGAAGAACAATCAACCATGGCGAGATCAGGCAACAAGAACATACAAGCCAAGCTGGTGGGTATGTCTTCCTTGTTTCGTTGATTCacttttaaatctaaaattggaattttgtaattttccataTACACATGATTTGTCTAGTTTATTGATCAAATCATAAATACATGTTATAAACCTTTAGTAGAATATGCATGATCTTCTGTtggttgattatatatatatatatatatataatacttttattttattttttgttctttggtAATATTTGTTGCTTGATTGTTGCTCTGTTTATAAAACTATTTCTTTAGCATCTGAACCATAGTATAACTCCTATAATAGAAATCGTTTCTGCATACTCGTTCGAAGGTTGGTCTTTTAACTCTTCGATGATTTTGGCAAAGTGGGTTTGATCCTAATTCATGCACTAAAATGAATCgctaatcaaattttattgtttcctTAATTTTATGCAAAATCTAGCCCCCTGTTTGAGTCCAAAATTGGAATTATTCAAACTCTGCTCTTTAGTATTGATATGTACATACTGTTACCAAAAATGGTTAATTGACAATACTAAGCTTTTTCATAGGTACTTCTCGGGGATATGGGAACCGGGAAAACAAGTCTAGTATTGAGATTTGTCAAAGGCCAATTTTTCGAGTACCAGGTTGATCAGTTTCATTATATATCTTTCTTAATTTTCCATGCTTTCTTAATCACTCTCTGTTGCACTAGCTCATATATTAAGCAAATAAAGGTCGCTAACACAAATAGCAATGTAGGAATCAACAATTGGAGCAGCATTCTTTACTCAAGTTTTGTCGCTAAATGAAGCAACTATAAAGTTTGATATATGGGACACGGCGGGTCAGGAGAGGTACCATAGTCTGGCTCCAATGTACTATCGCGGTGCTGCTGCAGCGGTTGTAGTGTATGATATCACAAGCATGGTAATGAACCATAGAGCTCCTACTTATTGTTGATTTGTCACTGCTTCTTCTCCAGTTTTATGATGTTTGGTTTGGTTTCAGGAGTCATTTATCAGAGCCAAAAAATGGGTCCTAGAATTGCAAAGACAGGGTAATTAACTGATGCTCTTGATTATAAGATTGAATCTGTTAAAAGAAGCTGTAGCTAAATTTACTGTATAGTTCAAGGTTTTATTGGGCATCATTTATCATTTAAGATTTGCAAGAAGTTTCTATTTTCGCATTTGGCTTCGTGATATTTTCTTGAAGGTACATTTGCACTATTGCGCAAGGTTGTCGCGTTTGACAAAATTACTGAAAACCCAAAACTTTCATCAAATTTTCAAGTCATGtcttaagtgttttttttttttttttaatgaatcgGACAATTctagttaaatattaaaattttgtgacTTGAGGTTCATtgttcaattaaaattagagctTATTCAAAATATTGTCTGATTTCATACCGTGCTGCATCAGGAAATCCAAATTTGATCATGTTCTTGGCGGCCAACAAGGCCGACTtggaagagaagagaaaagtgGGAGTTGAGGTATAAATTTATTTCGCTGATCATCTGGAGCTTTGCAACttgatttctctttgtttttgctAGTGCAGCAAACTGTATAAACGTTAAAACAATTGTCACAGGAAGGTGAGCAATATGCCAAAGAAAACGGATTGTTTTTTATTGAAACGTCTGCAAAATCTGCACAGAATGTCAACGAGCTCTTTTATGAAATAGGTAATTTAAATTATCCCCTTCTTTAATTATGCAAAGACATTCTATCATATTCAGCCAAAAGCCATGTCTCACATCTAATCCAAATACAATATAATGTCCTATTGTAACTTATGGTCCAATATACTAAAGCAGGAATACGAGACAAAGAGACAATATCTTTTTCATGAATTTACAGTTGGGAAATTTGCCAATTTGTTTTTTGTCCACATACTATTCATTGACTATTTTGGTCTTTGATTCACATAGGATACTTAAAAAGTTcagtttctgaaaaaaaaaaaaagaaaaaaaaaaaagaaaaatccctcTAGAAATCTATAAATTGGGTTACACTTACAGCTTTCTGGAGTATAAGATAACTTTGTATGGCATCTAAATATGGTGAGACAAGTTGAAAATTATGTCAATTTTTGAGATTTTCCCAGATTTTATTCCCTTCCATGCTTATTGCATCAAACATGTCTTTTTGCAGCGAAGAGATTGGCCAAAGCTAGCCCTTCGCGTCAAACAGGAATGAAATTACATAGGAGGTCACAAGAAAGTAGAAGAGGAATATTTTGTTGCTCTGTTTGATGTGCTTGCCTTTGCTACTGGATGGTATGTAGTTTTCTTCCCCTATTGCAAGAGATATTTCATTTGTATGTCTTGGATATTTTTACTAAAATGGATTTCCATCGTTCACAAATAGCACTCTATGGTTCAGATGGTTAGCTTAGCTAGCTagcaaaaatactaaaaatttattcttttatttatttattttttctttggccTCCCCTTTTCTACAGGCTTACCTCACTCGAAAGAGATGGAAACTTTCTGTGGCGCCTAATCAAAGATGAAGAGTCTTCATCTTCATTGAAGACACATTAACATTGCTGCGCGCACATGTTGtatgttttatatgtttttatgttCAATGCAAAAAAAAGTGGTCATGGACTtcaaaaaaactaacaatttcAAAGCCTGGATCATTATTTGATTGTGTTTATTTGCAATGTCCTAAATAAGCAGAGTAATCAGAGGATTGGAGATTAAAGATTAAAACTGCAAATCGGGGAATTTATACCTAAAAACACAAATTTTCTAAtaagcaatttttttcttttcatggtTTGTGGGAGATAAATTCGTCCGAGACACCTTGGACATGCATTCCTTCCTAATTATGTGATCTGTCAAGCCAATGGATAGATTGTTAGACTGTTTGTAGCCAAATACCCGAAAGAGACAGAATTAATTAGGATGTGGGGATATAGatagtgttcttttttttttcttttttttctttttttttaatttgtcagATTGTTTGTTGAAATTTGTCTACTAGGAAAGAGAGCATGAACAAGATAACCAGAGTGGAAAACTATATTACTGATCGATACATGTGGGTACACAGTGATGCCATTTGCTGCAGTCTGTGTATTAATTTTTGGCAGTAAAAACTGCAGCCACAGCATTTCAAACACAATAATAGCCATTGTCATAATCTGagaaatactaattttttttttatttctcttaatattttatactcctacttttatttattttgctgcgAACCATAAAGTAGTGTACTATCAAATcaaaccaccccccccccccaaaaacccaaaaaaaaaaaaaaaagggaaaaacggAAGCTCAATTATTGTCTGAAGTCaaaaatattctattttttgAAAGGGCCAACCAAAAGTCAGAGAGAGTCTACGAAATTTTCTCCAAATAATGAGTCTGATGAGAGACCTTTATCCAGCTTTATGGGCTCTTCCCGTCAGCATAATTTTGTTATCCATTTCTCAAGTCAAATTACCAATGGAGttcataaataaatacacaaaggcatgtttaccaaaaaaaaaaaaaaaaaaagacaaaagatacaacaatacatattttttggagcaaaaaataaagaaaattttcacgTTGGTGGTGCCTCATTTCTTAACTCATGgcattttggaaaatttatcaaaacttGTATCTATTAAATTCAGTCGGTGCAGAAACTGAAGCTTCTTGCCCTATTGGAGATCCTGAAAAAACATGAGGACTCGTCCTTATCAGAGTGGACAGAGACCTCGCAAGTGacagttttttgtttattttttttcagcttCAATGCATCGAGAATAGTACTCGAGGCTCCTCAAAaacagagatttttttttttccttttattttattttatttcatttttttaattttttgtttctttgtttaccCTTTAGTCTTTCTTCCATAGTTCACATGCATTCTCAcaattccaaaacaaaaacaaaggtaGGTTTGTACACTACCGCTAGATAGAAACGCGACTACTTTCCAAAAACGATAACACAAaccaaatgaaaacaaaaaacaaaaaaccaatgcTGCAAGGTATAGGGGGGAAAAAACCAAGTGAGAGAAGTTTAGGTGGCATGGGCGTGGCTTGGATGGACGAGCCATAGCCACGCATGCAGTGAAAGGTTCTTTGTGGTTCTGTCTTTCGCAGCTACTTTTACCATCCCCATTACTATATTCACAGGAAAGATAAAACCCCCCTAAACCAAATTagctaaaaaggaaaaataataataataataataataataaacaaaaatcctCATAGTGATTATGGAATGGATGAGTCACCATGAAGGAGAAGTACAAGGAGAACCTGACGATGAGGATGAGAGACCATTGTTAGTATTTGATTCACTACCTGAAGTGGCTAGAGATCTGGCATTTCTTAAAGAGATTGAACTAGCCTCTGCTGGGAGCTTCTTCATGGGAGTCAATGGAGGTGTTAATGGACTTGAGGGACTAGATGGGGATGGTTGGGAAACTTCATCTTCTCCTGAAGAAGAACCCGCCATTTCTAATCTCGAAGGCGATGAATCCGGAGTCTCAAATGGGGTATTCACTCCACTGAATCTGGTTCCATCATTGTCATAAATGGGATTGGAAATGTACACAAAATGCTCtccaacaccaccaccaccacaactTTTCTCATTGCGAGTAATATTGCTACCACCACCAGCTTCTTCTTTCTCATCGCGAGTAATATTACTACCACCATcagcttcttctttctcttctccAGTTACCTGTGGGGAAGCTGCAAAGGAAATGGATGGTGATGGAGTCGATACAATCCCGATTCTGCAGGGGATTAAGTTTGGTTCTTGTTTTGGAATGTCAATAACCTGATCCAGCTGACAATGTTGCTTCTTCGTTTCCACGCTGTCTTCTTTGCATGAAATTGCAGGGAAGAGGAAGCTCCTTGGAGCACGAAGAACCCCCTGAGAGTAGAAACTACTGAGAGGCTGACCCGCAGACTGATCTTGAGGCTGTGTTGGGTAAGAAGGAGAGCTGGTGTTAATGGCGGTCTCGGTGGCTGAAGGAGCATCTGGAGTGGCTGGGTTGTTGGTGTTGGAGGTGGTGGTGATTCTGTGCTCACGCCTTCGGAGTAAAAGAGAGCAGTAGAGCTCAGCTAGAAGGACTAGGATTAGACCTAAAACCATGGCAAGACTCACCACCATAACCAATGTGGCACCCATTATCACCTTTGATGTGCCCTTCATGGTGATCTCTGTGACACTCGGTCTCTGTTTCTTGTCTGTTTGTTTAGCTATAACAGTGGAGCTGGTAAAAGGAGAATAGTAATTTATGAGGAGAAGATATAGGAGGTTTCTTTTTGGCGGGAAAACAGTACTTCACCTTTGACAAGGAAAGGAGATAGAGAAGAGAATCTTGAAGGGGGAGGAAAAGGTCTGGGGAATGTAAAGGCTCTTGTTAGTGAGCTGGAGGGGGATCTTCTGACATTTCGAGGTCATATTGGTCATTGTCATTTGGAAATAACAGTATACCGTATGCTATTACATCCTACTATCATTAAGAAATTTGTAGTACAAAATTCAAACCTCCCGAGCTCTAGCATTGAAAAGCATCTTACTGAACTAGAAGTTTCGAAAACTACTAAACGAACAGTaacccaaaccaaaaaaaaaaaaaaaaattgcgacCAATCACCGTGAAACAGGACTTTCATTATTAACCGTAGACGGAACCCCTGCTTTTAGGTCAGAGATTTCTAATACAATAATACGCAATATCAATCTCAAATTCTCAATCACAAGCTTTCCTATGGCAAAATTCTAGATACTCCATTCATTAAAGCTACACGAACTGTTACAACTTTCACAATGAAGGTCTGAAATTTGTATTGAAATTTAGTATATTCCATGCGGATAACTATTTGTCAAAAACCCACTCAAGGAACCAAATGCCAGACCATTATAGGGGTCGCGACTGTGATGATTCAAGTTTAGGTTCGAATTTCTCAATCCTTTACCTTCCTTTCAGGGCTGCAAATCGAGCAGCCAAATCATCATAATCTGGCAACTTAGGATGTACATGCCTAGCCGCGTTTGACCTTTCTGGTTGAAACGAAGCTGCACGAGTAAATACTTTGGTTGGCTGTGATGGACCTGCATTTTCGTGAGGGAGGGAAACTGAGCGCTTAACCATTTCTGGCACCTCATCAGGTCCAACTGTGTTTCCATCTTGGGGAGATTCACCCACATCTGAAGCACCATGACTTCCATGTCGACTTTTGGACTTCCTTCTCAATTTTCCTGGTTCATATGCTGATGGCTTTTTACTATAATGAATCAGCAGTCTGTCAATTATCCTCTCCTCTTCATCATCGTGGTAGTGTTCTTCATTTAACAAGGTTTGCAGGCCTCGTTTTGAGTCATCCCTTCTCCTGCTGCTTCTTGATCTTCTTGTTACAACCACTGCATCTTCAGAATTACCAGTGTCAGTTAGATGCGAACGTGATTTTGAGTGTTTCCTTCTGGCTGATCTTGGTTTTGGTATGGGGTTGCTGGTTACTTCATCCTGATTAATGTGATCCTTCTCATGATCATGACTATCTATTCTTGCAGTTCCAGCCAGATATCTTTCATGGTCAGGATCATGTCCTAATTGTATTCTTTCCAATGtgttatttgttgaagaattcTTGAGCACAACATTACCATCGAAACCAGCGTACAAAGATCCCAAGCTGGCATCATTTTTCCTATCTTTCGCTTTGCCATTAGATTTCACATAAGGAGGGGGAAGGGCATTATTGTAGTAGGGCCTCAACTTAGGGGTTAGCCCATCCTTGTTTTGAGGGCTTGCAATAACATGTTGACCACCATTATTATCACCAGCAAATTTTCCTTTACCATTTCTCTTCACAAGTGGGTCAGCAATTCGTGGCTCTGCAGAATATAAAGTATCCTGGGCATCTCTTACAGAAATATTATTCTCCCCACCATGATCCAGCTTGGCTCCAGTATCAATGTAATCCAATCTTTTTCCCTGGGATGAGCTGCCTAATCTAACCGCTTTAGATGGAGCATTGCCCTTTGGATTAAAGGCTTGCTGTTTATCAGGAACACATTCTTGAGTCCCTTGGAACATAATGTCATGTCCATCCTTTCTTGGGGTAGTTCTCTCTTTACCATTAAAAGACTTGTATCCATTCTCAGAGATTCCATGCTGCTGCTGCTTATCCATTTTCGAGACAATACCCTCCTTGTCATTGTGCACTTTGTAGCCATTATTAAGGTCGAGGCTTTCTTTAAAGAGAGTATCATGCCTATCTTCTTTTACGATCATGTCTTTCACAGTAGGCAAATTACTTTTATCATCGTTGACATGGAAAGATCCATAAGCTTTTGGCTGGTGCTGCAAAGCCCAGAGAAATGGCAGTGAAATAAGGAAGAGCAATGCTTTTTAGTAAacggaaaataaaataaaccacaaTACGGTGGGCCATACCTGTGCCAATGTAGAAGGTTTATTCATCTTTTGTTCAAAGGCCTTGGAGTCCCACTTTATTGAAAATTCAGTAGCTATATCTTTCATTAGCTTAACCTTGTTCTCCAATATACAAGGCTTTGAAGCCAAGTTCTCAACAAACTGGTAAAAGAAATTCAGTTGGTCAGTTCTGAAACATAtggatttataaaattttatcaagagCATGGATACAAGGACATACCTCTTGGTTAACAAAAAGCTCTAGAGAATTTCCATATCTCTCATAAAATGTTTCCCTCAAATCACGCAACTCTGGTAGATCAGAAAATCTTGCTGCAGCGAACATTAGGGATGATACAGCTGCCCTACATTCCTCAGGGCATTCCCTACAAAGAAATAATGTAACAAGAGAAACATAAAAAGGAGTTTACTCTGACAAATAATA is a window from the Ziziphus jujuba cultivar Dongzao chromosome 11, ASM3175591v1 genome containing:
- the LOC107431841 gene encoding ras-related protein RHN1 isoform X2 — protein: MARSGNKNIQAKLESTIGAAFFTQVLSLNEATIKFDIWDTAGQERYHSLAPMYYRGAAAAVVVYDITSMESFIRAKKWVLELQRQGNPNLIMFLAANKADLEEKRKVGVEEGEQYAKENGLFFIETSAKSAQNVNELFYEIAKRLAKASPSRQTGMKLHRRSQESRRGIFCCSV
- the LOC107431841 gene encoding ras-related protein RHN1 isoform X1, whose amino-acid sequence is MARSGNKNIQAKLVLLGDMGTGKTSLVLRFVKGQFFEYQESTIGAAFFTQVLSLNEATIKFDIWDTAGQERYHSLAPMYYRGAAAAVVVYDITSMESFIRAKKWVLELQRQGNPNLIMFLAANKADLEEKRKVGVEEGEQYAKENGLFFIETSAKSAQNVNELFYEIAKRLAKASPSRQTGMKLHRRSQESRRGIFCCSV
- the LOC107431868 gene encoding uncharacterized protein LOC107431868, with product MKGTSKVIMGATLVMVVSLAMVLGLILVLLAELYCSLLLRRREHRITTTSNTNNPATPDAPSATETAINTSSPSYPTQPQDQSAGQPLSSFYSQGVLRAPRSFLFPAISCKEDSVETKKQHCQLDQVIDIPKQEPNLIPCRIGIVSTPSPSISFAASPQVTGEEKEEADGGSNITRDEKEEAGGGSNITRNEKSCGGGGVGEHFVYISNPIYDNDGTRFSGVNTPFETPDSSPSRLEMAGSSSGEDEVSQPSPSSPSSPLTPPLTPMKKLPAEASSISLRNARSLATSGSESNTNNGLSSSSSGSPCTSPSW
- the LOC107431867 gene encoding uncharacterized protein LOC107431867 isoform X1, producing the protein MLDGLLGRGFAFKCKSLIKLTKARIDVIRRKRNATQKFLKKDIADLLVNGLDINAFGRAEGLLVELIYSSCYDFVERCCDLVVKHLSIMQKLRECPEECRAAVSSLMFAAARFSDLPELRDLRETFYERYGNSLELFVNQEFVENLASKPCILENKVKLMKDIATEFSIKWDSKAFEQKMNKPSTLAQHQPKAYGSFHVNDDKSNLPTVKDMIVKEDRHDTLFKESLDLNNGYKVHNDKEGIVSKMDKQQQHGISENGYKSFNGKERTTPRKDGHDIMFQGTQECVPDKQQAFNPKGNAPSKAVRLGSSSQGKRLDYIDTGAKLDHGGENNISVRDAQDTLYSAEPRIADPLVKRNGKGKFAGDNNGGQHVIASPQNKDGLTPKLRPYYNNALPPPYVKSNGKAKDRKNDASLGSLYAGFDGNVVLKNSSTNNTLERIQLGHDPDHERYLAGTARIDSHDHEKDHINQDEVTSNPIPKPRSARRKHSKSRSHLTDTGNSEDAVVVTRRSRSSRRRDDSKRGLQTLLNEEHYHDDEEERIIDRLLIHYSKKPSAYEPGKLRRKSKSRHGSHGASDVGESPQDGNTVGPDEVPEMVKRSVSLPHENAGPSQPTKVFTRAASFQPERSNAARHVHPKLPDYDDLAARFAALKGR
- the LOC107431867 gene encoding uncharacterized protein LOC107431867 isoform X2 — its product is MLDGLLGRGFAFKCKSLIKLTKARIDVIRRKRNATQKFLKKDIADLLVNGLDINAFGRAEGLLVELIYSSCYDFVERCCDLVVKHLSIMQKLRECPEECRAAVSSLMFAAARFSDLPELRDLRETFYERYGNSLELFVNQEFVENLASKPCILENKVKLMKDIATEFSIKWDSKAFEQKMNKPSTLAQHQPKAYGSFHVNDDKSNLPTVKDMIVKEDRHGISENGYKSFNGKERTTPRKDGHDIMFQGTQECVPDKQQAFNPKGNAPSKAVRLGSSSQGKRLDYIDTGAKLDHGGENNISVRDAQDTLYSAEPRIADPLVKRNGKGKFAGDNNGGQHVIASPQNKDGLTPKLRPYYNNALPPPYVKSNGKAKDRKNDASLGSLYAGFDGNVVLKNSSTNNTLERIQLGHDPDHERYLAGTARIDSHDHEKDHINQDEVTSNPIPKPRSARRKHSKSRSHLTDTGNSEDAVVVTRRSRSSRRRDDSKRGLQTLLNEEHYHDDEEERIIDRLLIHYSKKPSAYEPGKLRRKSKSRHGSHGASDVGESPQDGNTVGPDEVPEMVKRSVSLPHENAGPSQPTKVFTRAASFQPERSNAARHVHPKLPDYDDLAARFAALKGR